The following coding sequences lie in one Pseudomonas monsensis genomic window:
- the folE gene encoding GTP cyclohydrolase I FolE — protein sequence MNPLLASHYREILVGVGENPEREGLLDTPKRAAKAMQYLCNGYTMSLEDVTNGALFESQSDEMVIVSDIELYSLCEHHMLPFIGKAHVAYIPTGRVLGLSKVARVVDMFARRLQIQENLTRQIAEAIQQITDAAGVAVVIEARHMCMMMRGVEKQNSVMTSSVMLGAFRDSSTTRQEFLQLIGRR from the coding sequence ATGAACCCACTACTAGCCAGCCATTACCGTGAAATCCTCGTCGGCGTCGGTGAAAACCCCGAACGCGAGGGATTGTTGGACACGCCCAAGCGTGCCGCCAAAGCGATGCAATATCTGTGCAATGGCTACACGATGAGCCTGGAAGACGTCACCAACGGCGCGCTGTTCGAATCGCAGAGCGATGAAATGGTGATCGTCAGCGACATCGAGCTTTATTCCTTGTGCGAGCACCACATGCTGCCCTTTATCGGCAAGGCGCACGTGGCCTATATCCCCACCGGCAGAGTCCTCGGGCTGTCGAAGGTCGCGCGCGTGGTGGACATGTTCGCGCGTCGCCTGCAGATCCAGGAAAACCTCACCCGGCAGATTGCTGAAGCCATCCAGCAGATCACCGACGCTGCCGGTGTGGCAGTGGTCATTGAAGCCCGGCACATGTGCATGATGATGCGCGGCGTGGAGAAGCAGAATTCGGTCATGACTTCCTCCGTGATGCTCGGCGCGTTCCGTGACAGTTCAACGACGCGGCAGGAATTCCTGCAACTGATCGGACGGCGATAA
- a CDS encoding SDR family NAD(P)-dependent oxidoreductase encodes MNRALTMASLGDGYRALVIGASGALGTAFCEQLEQDPRCAGVRALGRRTVPALDLERPETIAGAATELAAEAPYQLIIHAAGLLHRDAIKPEKSFSAIEPEALQAVFQVNTLGPALVLRHFLPLLDPQGAMAMLSAKVGSIGDNRLGGWYAYRASKAALNMLIKTAAIELARTRPQSRLLSLHPGTVVSALSQPFRGASSARPADVAADQLLTVIDQLTPADSGHFFAYDGERLPW; translated from the coding sequence ATGAACCGCGCACTGACCATGGCCTCGCTCGGCGACGGTTACCGTGCGCTGGTGATCGGCGCCAGTGGAGCCCTCGGCACAGCTTTTTGCGAACAACTTGAACAGGATCCGCGCTGTGCCGGGGTTCGTGCGCTGGGGCGCCGGACCGTTCCCGCACTGGACCTGGAACGCCCCGAAACGATTGCCGGTGCTGCCACGGAGCTGGCAGCCGAAGCACCGTATCAGTTGATCATCCACGCGGCCGGCCTGCTCCATCGCGACGCGATCAAGCCGGAAAAAAGCTTCAGCGCGATCGAGCCGGAGGCGCTGCAAGCCGTGTTTCAAGTGAACACGCTGGGACCGGCATTGGTGCTGCGCCACTTTCTACCGCTGCTCGATCCTCAGGGAGCGATGGCGATGCTTTCGGCCAAGGTCGGGAGCATTGGCGACAACCGTTTGGGCGGCTGGTACGCCTATCGTGCATCCAAGGCTGCACTGAACATGCTGATCAAGACCGCAGCCATCGAACTGGCGCGCACTCGCCCGCAGAGCCGCTTGCTCAGCCTGCATCCGGGCACTGTCGTGTCGGCGCTGTCGCAACCTTTTCGCGGGGCGTCCAGCGCCCGGCCGGCAGACGTCGCCGCTGACCAGCTACTGACCGTGATTGACCAGTTGACGCCGGCCGACAGCGGCCATTTCTTTGCCTACGATGGAGAACGCCTACCCTGGTAG
- a CDS encoding ABC transporter substrate-binding protein has product MKHLKSLLPATLITLFAALPSVSSAADLTISCGAVGAELQLCKEAVERWSKQTGNSVEVVSTPNSATERLSFYQQILSAQSADIDIIQIDMVWPGMLAKHLMDLREVLPANATQGYFQAQVDNATVNGRLVTMPWFTDSGLLYYRKDLLEKYNRQVPQTWEEMTATARDVQQAERTAGNANVWGYIFQGRAYEGLTCNALEWISSQPQGGLINQRGDIVVNSQASRAALTLAKSWVGDISPRGVLNYTEEEGRGVFQSGNALFMRNWPYVWALVQSQDSAVKDKVGVAPLPRGGEAGDHASTLGGWGLAISRYSAHPELAAKLVSYLTSAQEQKRRALAGAYNPVIESLYQDPELLAAMPYYAQLHSILNDGVMRPASITADRYPRVSNAFFDRVHGVLAGELPVDQALAELESELTRIKRQNW; this is encoded by the coding sequence ATGAAACACCTGAAATCGCTCCTGCCCGCCACATTGATCACCCTGTTTGCCGCACTTCCATCCGTATCGAGCGCAGCCGATCTGACGATCTCGTGCGGTGCTGTGGGTGCGGAGTTGCAACTGTGCAAGGAGGCCGTCGAGAGGTGGTCGAAACAGACTGGCAACAGCGTCGAGGTGGTCTCCACGCCTAACTCGGCGACCGAGAGGTTGTCGTTCTATCAACAGATCCTCAGTGCGCAGTCCGCCGACATCGACATCATTCAAATCGACATGGTCTGGCCGGGGATGCTGGCCAAACATCTGATGGATCTGCGTGAGGTGCTTCCAGCCAACGCGACCCAAGGCTACTTCCAGGCACAGGTCGATAACGCCACCGTAAACGGACGTTTGGTGACGATGCCCTGGTTCACCGACTCGGGCCTGCTGTATTACCGCAAAGACTTGCTTGAGAAATACAACCGGCAGGTCCCCCAGACCTGGGAAGAAATGACTGCTACCGCGAGGGATGTTCAACAGGCCGAGCGCACCGCCGGGAACGCCAATGTCTGGGGTTACATCTTTCAGGGCCGCGCCTACGAGGGACTGACGTGTAATGCGCTGGAGTGGATCAGCAGCCAGCCGCAAGGCGGGCTGATCAATCAACGCGGCGACATCGTGGTCAACAGTCAGGCTTCAAGAGCAGCTTTGACGTTGGCGAAAAGCTGGGTCGGCGACATCTCCCCGCGTGGCGTGCTCAATTACACCGAGGAAGAAGGCCGTGGCGTTTTCCAGTCGGGCAATGCGCTGTTCATGCGTAACTGGCCCTATGTCTGGGCCCTGGTGCAAAGCCAGGACAGTGCCGTAAAAGACAAAGTCGGGGTCGCTCCCCTGCCCCGCGGCGGCGAGGCCGGCGACCATGCCTCCACCCTCGGTGGCTGGGGCCTGGCGATATCGCGCTACAGCGCCCATCCCGAACTTGCCGCCAAGCTGGTGAGCTACCTGACCAGCGCCCAGGAGCAAAAACGTCGAGCCCTGGCAGGCGCCTATAACCCGGTGATCGAGTCGCTGTATCAAGATCCCGAGTTACTCGCGGCCATGCCTTATTACGCTCAGTTGCACAGCATTCTCAACGATGGGGTCATGCGCCCCGCGTCAATCACCGCCGATCGCTATCCGCGGGTCTCCAATGCGTTCTTCGATCGCGTGCATGGCGTGCTCGCGGGCGAGTTGCCCGTCGATCAGGCGCTGGCCGAACTGGAAAGCGAACTCACGCGCATCAAACGCCAGAACTGGTAA
- a CDS encoding ABC transporter ATP-binding protein, protein MIKLKLDNVNKQLGGVRILRDINLEIAAGEFVVFVGPSGCGKSTLLRLIAGLDSICAGDLLIDGRRVNDLEPRERGVGMVFQSYALYPHMSVYDNISFGLKLAKTEKSSLRERVLKTAQILQLDKLLQRKPKELSGGQRQRVAMGRAMAREPDILLFDEPLSNLDASLRVQMRNEIARLHARLRSTMIYVTHDQVEAMTLADKIVVLNGGHVEQVGAPRELYERPASRFVAGFLGSPRMNFLPVRLQTPGETSLVDTLVWGIMPLPFDSSNLATGTQLSLGIRPEHVSLKVADKAAGVIVTAVEYLGSETYVHLETGQDDPLICRCEVSAGWQAGDRVELQLDIDNLHLFDVDGAALKRYPQAIETLPDGVCLRSARASAL, encoded by the coding sequence GTGATCAAATTAAAACTGGACAACGTGAACAAACAATTGGGCGGCGTGCGGATTCTTCGCGACATCAACCTGGAGATCGCGGCGGGTGAATTCGTGGTGTTCGTCGGCCCTTCGGGCTGCGGAAAGTCGACCCTGCTGCGGCTGATCGCCGGACTGGATTCGATCTGCGCCGGCGACCTGCTGATCGACGGGCGACGGGTCAACGACCTGGAGCCGCGCGAGCGTGGCGTCGGCATGGTGTTTCAGTCTTATGCGCTATACCCGCACATGAGCGTCTACGACAACATCAGTTTTGGTCTCAAGCTTGCGAAGACGGAAAAGAGCAGCCTGCGCGAGCGGGTGCTGAAAACTGCGCAAATCCTGCAATTGGACAAGCTGCTGCAACGCAAGCCAAAAGAGCTGTCCGGTGGGCAGCGTCAGCGTGTGGCCATGGGCAGAGCCATGGCGCGAGAACCGGACATTTTGTTGTTCGATGAGCCGCTTTCCAACCTGGACGCGTCCTTGCGGGTGCAGATGCGCAACGAAATCGCCCGGCTGCATGCCCGACTGCGCTCGACCATGATCTACGTTACCCACGATCAGGTAGAAGCGATGACCCTGGCCGACAAAATTGTCGTGCTCAATGGCGGCCATGTAGAGCAGGTCGGCGCACCGCGCGAACTCTATGAGCGCCCGGCCAGCCGCTTTGTCGCCGGTTTTCTCGGCTCGCCCAGAATGAATTTTCTGCCGGTGCGCCTGCAGACGCCAGGCGAAACCAGCCTGGTCGATACCCTTGTATGGGGAATCATGCCCCTGCCCTTCGACAGCTCGAACCTGGCGACGGGCACGCAACTGAGCCTGGGGATTCGTCCGGAGCATGTGTCGCTGAAGGTGGCGGATAAAGCCGCTGGCGTCATCGTTACCGCGGTCGAATACCTGGGCAGCGAAACCTATGTGCACCTCGAGACAGGTCAAGACGATCCACTGATCTGTCGTTGCGAAGTCAGCGCCGGATGGCAAGCCGGCGATCGGGTTGAGCTGCAACTGGACATCGACAACCTGCACTTGTTCGACGTCGACGGCGCGGCCTTGAAGCGCTACCCACAAGCCATTGAAACCCTTCCGGATGGCGTCTGTCTGCGCTCGGCACGAGCAAGCGCCCTATGA
- a CDS encoding carbohydrate ABC transporter permease: MSPRLLKKALLRLGFWCLIGVLLLYAVFPFYYAILTSLKPSSALFEVSYWIANPDFSNYAAILHQASFLRAIGNSLVVALCVVTLALFLSLTAAYALGRVKFRGRGTVLMMVLGVSMFPQVAVLSGLFEVIRALGLYNTSWALILSYTIFTLPFTVWVLTTFMGQLPHELEEAAIMDGASPWVTLTRVLLPLLWPALVTTGLLAFIAAWNEFLFALTFTLTDTQRTVPVAIALISGGSPHELPWGLLMAASVLVTVPLVILVLIFQRRIVSGLTAGALKG; encoded by the coding sequence ATGAGCCCGCGCCTGCTGAAAAAAGCGTTGTTGCGCCTCGGCTTCTGGTGTCTGATCGGGGTGTTGTTGCTGTATGCGGTTTTCCCCTTCTACTACGCCATCCTCACGTCGCTGAAGCCGTCCAGCGCCTTGTTCGAGGTCAGCTACTGGATCGCAAACCCGGACTTTTCCAATTATGCGGCGATCCTCCATCAAGCCTCATTCCTGCGGGCGATCGGTAATTCGCTGGTGGTTGCGCTGTGCGTGGTGACACTGGCGCTGTTCCTCAGCCTGACCGCCGCCTATGCCTTGGGCCGGGTGAAATTCCGCGGGCGTGGCACGGTGTTGATGATGGTGCTTGGCGTGTCGATGTTTCCCCAGGTTGCGGTGTTGTCGGGGCTGTTCGAAGTGATCCGTGCCTTGGGGCTGTACAACACGTCCTGGGCGTTGATCCTGAGCTACACGATTTTCACCCTGCCCTTCACCGTCTGGGTGCTGACCACATTCATGGGGCAATTGCCCCATGAATTGGAGGAAGCGGCAATCATGGATGGCGCCTCGCCTTGGGTCACGCTGACCCGAGTGCTGTTGCCGTTGCTATGGCCCGCGCTGGTGACCACTGGTTTATTGGCCTTCATCGCCGCGTGGAACGAGTTCCTGTTTGCCCTGACCTTCACCCTCACTGACACCCAACGCACGGTGCCGGTCGCCATCGCCTTGATTTCCGGCGGCAGCCCCCATGAGTTGCCTTGGGGCTTGTTGATGGCGGCATCGGTGCTGGTCACCGTCCCACTGGTGATTCTGGTGCTGATCTTCCAGCGCCGAATCGTTTCCGGTCTCACTGCCGGCGCGTTAAAGGGTTGA
- a CDS encoding glycoside hydrolase family 32 protein, producing MTEYLNSMNDPMSCALDLAQHALSDGLTRVIQDYRPGYHLAPPAGWMNDPNGVVYFRGEYHVFYQHHPFDAQWGRIYWGHAKSADLVHWQHLPIALAPGDDVDRDGCFSGSAVVCGDTLALIYTGHTWLGDVGDERFIRQVQCLATSTDGIHFVKHGAVIDRAPQDTIMHFRDPKVWQEDDCWYLIAGARLGDRPLLPLYRSTDLHTWEFLDYVSAGSEGDGYMWECPDLFRLNGRDVLLYSPQGMQADGYDRLNKYQTGYRVGQLDSAWHFTGGPFIELDNGHDFYAAQTLLAADGRRLVWAWLDMWESPMPSQAHHWCGMLGVPRELELRGDRLCVYPARELSALRLAPLPDTPGWEDTGSRWVPEVRGDMLEIHVQLDLLDCTDGHLGIALRCSDDGREETLLYYDAALQRLVLDRSRSGAQVTGQRSVWIDPTQQRLELRVFLDRSSVEVFDENGRFSLSSRVYPRPDSLGVKLLASGTGGRVSICRAWPLGSGWL from the coding sequence ATGACTGAGTATTTGAATTCTATGAACGACCCAATGTCTTGCGCCCTTGACCTTGCGCAGCATGCACTGAGTGATGGTCTGACTCGCGTCATCCAGGATTATCGTCCCGGTTATCATCTTGCCCCGCCGGCAGGCTGGATGAACGACCCTAACGGCGTCGTGTACTTTCGTGGCGAATATCACGTTTTCTATCAGCATCACCCCTTCGATGCGCAGTGGGGACGGATCTATTGGGGCCACGCCAAGAGTGCCGATCTGGTTCATTGGCAGCACCTGCCCATTGCGCTGGCTCCCGGCGATGACGTCGACCGTGACGGTTGTTTTTCCGGTAGCGCCGTGGTGTGTGGCGATACCTTGGCCCTGATCTACACCGGGCACACTTGGCTGGGTGATGTGGGAGACGAGCGTTTCATCCGTCAAGTGCAGTGCCTGGCAACCAGTACCGATGGCATCCACTTCGTCAAACATGGCGCCGTGATTGACCGCGCGCCGCAAGACACCATCATGCACTTCCGTGACCCCAAGGTCTGGCAGGAGGATGACTGTTGGTACCTGATTGCCGGCGCGCGTCTGGGCGACAGGCCGCTGCTGCCGTTGTACCGTTCCACGGATCTGCACACCTGGGAATTCCTCGACTATGTGTCCGCCGGCAGCGAGGGCGATGGCTATATGTGGGAGTGCCCGGACCTGTTTCGCCTGAATGGACGCGACGTGCTGCTGTACTCGCCCCAAGGCATGCAAGCCGACGGTTACGACCGGCTCAACAAATACCAGACGGGTTACCGAGTGGGCCAACTCGATAGCGCATGGCATTTCACCGGTGGGCCTTTTATCGAGCTGGATAACGGCCACGATTTCTATGCAGCGCAAACGCTACTGGCCGCCGATGGTCGGCGCCTGGTGTGGGCGTGGCTCGACATGTGGGAAAGCCCGATGCCGAGCCAGGCCCATCACTGGTGCGGCATGCTAGGTGTGCCGCGTGAACTGGAACTGCGCGGCGATCGCCTTTGCGTGTATCCGGCACGGGAGCTCAGCGCTCTGCGCCTGGCGCCATTGCCGGATACGCCCGGCTGGGAAGATACGGGATCGCGGTGGGTGCCGGAAGTGCGCGGCGATATGCTCGAAATCCATGTGCAACTGGATCTGCTCGACTGCACCGACGGCCACTTGGGGATCGCCTTGCGTTGCAGCGACGATGGCCGTGAAGAAACCCTGCTCTACTACGATGCAGCACTGCAGCGCCTGGTGCTTGACCGCAGTCGCTCGGGTGCGCAAGTCACAGGCCAGCGCAGCGTATGGATAGACCCGACACAACAGCGACTCGAACTGCGCGTGTTCCTCGATCGTTCGTCCGTCGAGGTGTTCGACGAAAACGGGCGCTTCAGCCTCAGCAGTCGCGTCTATCCGCGGCCCGACAGCCTGGGCGTGAAGCTTCTGGCAAGCGGGACTGGCGGACGTGTGTCGATTTGCAGGGCATGGCCTCTTGGTTCTGGATGGCTATGA
- a CDS encoding carbohydrate porin translates to MQKATGWLLAGVLGTSAATSQAATLEQRMAALEARASAAEKRAATAEQQTQILARELQQIKLASPPLQPAASNATAISAPDLDTRLAKLEARQQSPEKEGSTGHLTDGFSFNGYARSGLLVDEGLGGGRGGPYTTPAGSVGGAVGRLGNEDDTYMRIDLSKEIHAQNGTRSKFTVSIADGVESSNDWTADESKLNVRQVFATLDHVAAFKGNSVFENATLWAGKRFDRDNFDIHWLDSDVVYLAGTGGGIYDVQMNKNWRSNYSLIGRSYGDFSQGGINADVESYILTSNQFFADGQWQWMYNAIGAKKNDFSTRTNKAGLTPADSGLHSMLANHQKTFFGREGFFKTALLYGQGLGAEVKNVGSDGELIDEARALRLALYGETPLAPDWRIGPSLLAEQSKDRYVKGDDYRWLTLNVRLANKINSNFEMAYELSWQTMNLDPKGYLQRNAVDGNFWKFTVAPTFKLDVADLLTRPELRVFASFMNWSSDLDRFSTTDAFGMTDFHAGGVWQYGIQMETWF, encoded by the coding sequence ATGCAGAAAGCAACAGGCTGGCTCCTGGCAGGTGTGCTCGGCACATCCGCGGCGACCTCTCAGGCAGCGACACTGGAACAGCGCATGGCCGCACTTGAAGCCCGTGCCAGCGCAGCCGAAAAGCGCGCAGCCACGGCCGAACAGCAGACCCAAATACTTGCCCGCGAATTGCAGCAGATCAAACTTGCGTCCCCTCCCTTGCAGCCCGCCGCGTCTAACGCAACAGCCATTTCGGCGCCTGACCTGGATACCCGACTGGCAAAACTCGAAGCCCGTCAGCAAAGCCCGGAGAAAGAGGGCAGTACCGGACACCTCACTGATGGGTTCAGCTTCAACGGCTATGCGCGCTCCGGATTGTTGGTCGACGAGGGACTCGGTGGTGGCCGTGGCGGCCCTTATACAACGCCGGCCGGCTCGGTGGGCGGTGCAGTGGGGCGACTCGGCAACGAAGACGACACCTACATGCGTATCGACCTGTCGAAAGAGATCCATGCACAAAACGGCACCCGCTCCAAGTTCACGGTTTCCATCGCCGACGGGGTGGAAAGCTCCAACGACTGGACGGCCGACGAAAGCAAACTCAACGTGCGCCAGGTATTCGCCACGCTCGACCATGTCGCCGCGTTCAAAGGCAATTCAGTGTTCGAGAACGCCACGCTGTGGGCAGGCAAGCGCTTCGACAGAGACAACTTCGATATCCACTGGCTGGACTCGGACGTCGTCTACCTGGCTGGCACCGGCGGTGGCATTTACGATGTGCAGATGAACAAGAACTGGCGCTCGAATTACTCCTTGATTGGGCGTAGCTACGGGGATTTCAGTCAAGGCGGTATCAATGCCGATGTGGAAAGCTACATTCTGACCTCCAACCAGTTTTTCGCGGATGGCCAGTGGCAATGGATGTACAACGCCATCGGTGCGAAGAAAAACGATTTCTCGACCCGCACCAATAAAGCCGGTTTGACGCCTGCGGATTCCGGCTTGCACAGCATGCTGGCCAATCACCAGAAAACTTTTTTCGGCAGAGAAGGCTTCTTCAAAACGGCGCTGCTCTATGGGCAAGGCCTGGGTGCAGAGGTCAAGAACGTTGGCTCGGACGGGGAGTTGATCGACGAGGCCCGCGCGCTGCGTCTGGCACTTTACGGGGAGACCCCGCTTGCGCCTGACTGGCGTATCGGGCCCAGCTTGCTGGCCGAGCAAAGCAAGGACCGATACGTCAAGGGTGACGACTACCGCTGGCTGACTCTGAACGTGCGACTGGCTAACAAAATCAACAGTAACTTCGAGATGGCCTACGAACTGAGCTGGCAAACCATGAACCTCGACCCCAAGGGCTATCTGCAACGTAATGCGGTTGACGGTAACTTCTGGAAATTCACGGTCGCCCCGACATTCAAACTTGACGTTGCAGATCTTCTTACGCGTCCTGAACTGCGAGTGTTCGCAAGCTTCATGAACTGGTCTTCGGATCTGGACAGATTCAGCACCACAGATGCCTTTGGCATGACCGACTTCCATGCGGGAGGTGTCTGGCAGTACGGCATTCAGATGGAGACCTGGTTTTAA
- a CDS encoding carbohydrate ABC transporter permease, which yields MSVSTAHAPFDELLLTRETPVQRRRVRAAWLFLTPMLLCLALVAAWPLLRTFWFSLTDASLADSGGATFIGLSNYLVRNGSAWSGILVDPQWWNAVRNTLYFTVVSVGLEVVLGLLVALLLNIKFTGRSLVRALILIPWAIPTIVSAKIWAWMLNDQFGIINHLMLSLGLIDAPLAWTADADLSMWAVIIVDVWKTVPFVTLLMLAALQMLPSDCYEAARVDGIHPLKVFWRVTLPLLMPALLVAAIFRILDSLRVFDVIYVLTSNSSSTMSMSVYARQHLVEFQDVGYGSAASTLLFLVVAVIAMLYLYLGRRQLEARS from the coding sequence ATGTCTGTCTCTACTGCCCATGCCCCCTTCGACGAGCTGCTGCTCACGAGGGAAACGCCCGTACAACGCCGTCGGGTACGCGCCGCCTGGCTGTTCCTGACACCGATGCTGTTGTGTCTGGCCCTGGTCGCTGCCTGGCCGCTGCTGCGCACATTCTGGTTCAGCCTGACCGACGCCAGCCTGGCGGACAGCGGTGGCGCAACCTTCATCGGCTTGAGCAATTATCTGGTCCGCAACGGTTCCGCCTGGTCGGGCATCCTCGTCGATCCACAATGGTGGAATGCGGTGCGCAACACGTTGTATTTCACTGTGGTGTCAGTGGGCCTGGAAGTCGTACTGGGGCTGTTGGTGGCGTTGCTGTTGAACATCAAGTTCACCGGCCGTTCTCTGGTGCGTGCGCTGATTCTGATTCCGTGGGCGATTCCGACCATTGTCTCGGCAAAGATCTGGGCATGGATGCTGAACGACCAGTTCGGCATCATCAATCACTTGATGCTGAGCCTCGGCCTGATTGACGCGCCCCTGGCCTGGACGGCAGATGCAGACCTGTCGATGTGGGCGGTGATCATCGTCGACGTCTGGAAGACCGTGCCTTTTGTCACACTGCTGATGCTGGCGGCCTTGCAGATGTTGCCAAGCGATTGCTACGAAGCGGCCCGGGTCGATGGCATCCACCCGCTGAAAGTGTTCTGGCGTGTCACCCTTCCCCTGTTGATGCCTGCACTGCTGGTGGCAGCGATCTTTCGCATTCTCGACTCGCTGCGGGTATTCGACGTGATCTATGTGCTGACCTCGAACTCGTCGAGCACGATGAGCATGTCGGTGTATGCCCGCCAGCACCTGGTGGAGTTCCAGGACGTCGGTTACGGCAGCGCGGCTTCGACCCTGTTGTTTCTGGTGGTGGCGGTCATCGCCATGCTTTATCTCTACCTCGGCCGCCGTCAACTGGAGGCCCGTTCATGA
- a CDS encoding DUF6482 family protein gives MNLQTLTERAANSEIRELELLSLEGGFYLARIRLDHGQFTLLDDAAKPMHLRSITHLRDLLQTVPAFPCVLVQQCVHDEMCGRDTGPVEELRIPFSLTTPL, from the coding sequence ATGAACCTGCAAACCCTCACCGAACGTGCGGCCAACAGCGAAATCCGCGAGCTGGAGCTGCTGTCACTCGAAGGCGGTTTTTACCTGGCACGGATCCGCCTCGATCACGGCCAGTTCACCCTGCTTGATGATGCAGCCAAGCCGATGCACCTGCGTTCGATCACTCACCTGCGGGACCTGCTGCAAACCGTGCCGGCCTTTCCGTGCGTGCTGGTGCAGCAATGCGTACACGACGAAATGTGTGGCCGGGATACGGGGCCTGTCGAAGAGCTGCGTATTCCGTTTTCGCTCACCACGCCGTTATGA
- a CDS encoding DUF3833 domain-containing protein yields MTRFLLLLTLVLSVASCGSVDVTRYADQQPALDLEQFFSQPVKAWGMFQKRSGEVAKRFEVNIVSRREGNNLILDEHFLYSDGTRQRRVWTLTPEGQGRWSGRADDVVGVAKGQVAGNTLHWRYRLNLPVDDSTYEMSMDDWMYLMDEDTLINRTAMSKFGVEVGQVTLFFRRQGAGASQ; encoded by the coding sequence ATGACCCGATTTCTGCTGTTACTGACATTGGTCCTCAGCGTCGCGAGCTGCGGCAGTGTGGATGTCACCCGCTATGCGGACCAGCAACCGGCGTTGGATCTGGAGCAGTTTTTCAGTCAGCCCGTCAAAGCCTGGGGGATGTTTCAGAAGCGCAGCGGTGAGGTGGCCAAGCGGTTCGAGGTCAACATCGTCAGCCGTCGTGAGGGCAACAACCTGATTCTCGACGAGCATTTCCTGTACAGCGATGGCACCCGCCAACGCCGCGTCTGGACCCTCACGCCCGAGGGCCAAGGGCGCTGGAGCGGGCGCGCGGATGACGTGGTGGGCGTCGCCAAGGGCCAGGTCGCTGGCAATACCTTGCACTGGCGCTATCGCCTGAACCTGCCGGTCGACGACTCGACGTACGAAATGAGCATGGACGACTGGATGTACCTGATGGACGAGGACACGCTGATCAACCGCACCGCCATGTCCAAGTTCGGGGTAGAGGTCGGCCAGGTGACGTTATTCTTCCGTCGCCAGGGTGCCGGAGCAAGCCAATGA
- a CDS encoding LacI family DNA-binding transcriptional regulator has protein sequence MTSVKDVAQLAGVSLMTVSRALNSPEKLSAETLQRVRRAIDELQFVPSLSARKMRGDNLQSRTIGVFALDTATTPFAVELLLSIEQTAQQAGWNVFILNLLSNPPTDQNIDLMLSHRPDGLIFSAMGFRQVSIPERLKSKPLVLANCLADDRRLVSYVPDDEAGQYRAVHHALNLGYKRPLCINLPKQSLAWGLRQKGLHRACQAFGLAPEALLQYDLSDHDAYSETAAILDRHINDGRPQFDILICGNDRIAFCAYQLLLGRGLKIPEDVAVLGYDNMVGIAELFIPPLTTVQLPYYEIGRKAVRHLIETLDVSGAQPVDCPLVVRTSL, from the coding sequence ATGACTTCAGTGAAAGACGTTGCACAGCTGGCCGGCGTGTCCCTGATGACGGTTTCTCGTGCGCTCAACAGTCCGGAAAAACTGAGCGCCGAAACCCTTCAGCGGGTGCGTCGGGCCATTGATGAATTGCAGTTCGTACCGAGCCTGTCAGCGCGCAAGATGCGCGGCGATAACCTGCAGTCGCGGACCATCGGTGTGTTCGCGCTGGACACGGCAACCACGCCGTTCGCGGTCGAGTTGCTGCTGTCCATTGAGCAGACCGCACAGCAGGCAGGCTGGAATGTCTTTATCCTCAACCTGCTCAGCAACCCGCCCACCGACCAGAACATCGACCTGATGCTGTCGCACCGTCCGGACGGCTTGATCTTCAGCGCGATGGGATTTCGCCAGGTTTCCATTCCCGAACGATTGAAGAGCAAACCGTTGGTCCTCGCCAATTGCCTGGCCGATGACCGCCGTCTCGTCAGCTATGTACCCGACGATGAAGCGGGCCAATACCGGGCCGTACACCATGCGTTGAACCTCGGCTACAAGCGCCCGCTGTGTATCAATCTGCCCAAACAGAGTCTGGCCTGGGGGCTGCGCCAAAAAGGCCTGCACCGTGCCTGTCAGGCATTCGGACTGGCGCCGGAGGCACTCCTGCAATACGACCTTTCCGACCATGATGCCTATAGCGAAACAGCCGCTATCCTCGACCGGCACATCAACGATGGTCGCCCCCAATTCGATATCCTGATCTGTGGCAACGACCGCATTGCCTTTTGTGCCTATCAGCTGCTATTGGGCCGAGGCCTGAAAATTCCCGAAGATGTCGCGGTGCTTGGCTATGACAACATGGTCGGTATTGCGGAGCTGTTCATCCCCCCGCTGACCACGGTGCAACTGCCGTACTACGAGATCGGGCGCAAGGCTGTCCGGCACCTGATCGAGACCCTCGACGTATCGGGCGCCCAGCCGGTTGATTGTCCATTGGTGGTCAGAACATCGCTATGA